The following proteins come from a genomic window of Yinghuangia sp. ASG 101:
- a CDS encoding CbtA family protein, which translates to MYASTVRNLLVRGMLAGLVAGLLAFAVAYVVGEPPVDDAIAVEEAQAAPDAHAGHHHGDAAGEAAEEEEVVSRSLQSTVGLGTGVLVYGVALGGVAALAFSFAWGRIGRFSPQATAALTAAGAFTAIYLVPFLKYPATPPAVGNPDTIGRRTTLFFLMILLSVLLAVAAVIVGRRLAPRLGNWNATLVAGAGFIAAVAIAYVFLPANDDAIREGFPAALLWRFRIASLMTQAVLWTAFGVVFGFLAQRLLSPRPARSGAPLEQQAPVPG; encoded by the coding sequence GTGTACGCCTCAACTGTCAGAAATCTCCTGGTCCGCGGCATGCTCGCGGGCCTGGTCGCCGGGCTGTTGGCCTTCGCCGTGGCCTACGTGGTCGGTGAGCCGCCGGTCGACGACGCCATCGCGGTCGAGGAGGCGCAAGCCGCACCGGACGCCCACGCCGGACATCACCATGGTGACGCTGCCGGGGAAGCGGCGGAGGAAGAGGAAGTGGTCAGCCGCTCGCTGCAGTCGACCGTCGGCCTGGGCACCGGCGTGCTGGTCTACGGGGTCGCCCTGGGCGGCGTCGCGGCTCTCGCGTTCTCCTTCGCGTGGGGACGTATCGGCCGGTTCAGCCCGCAGGCCACCGCGGCGCTCACCGCGGCGGGGGCTTTCACGGCGATCTATCTGGTGCCGTTCCTGAAGTATCCGGCGACACCGCCCGCGGTCGGAAACCCGGACACCATCGGACGGCGCACGACGCTGTTCTTCCTGATGATCCTGCTCAGCGTGCTGCTCGCGGTGGCCGCCGTCATCGTCGGACGCCGGCTGGCACCGCGTCTGGGCAACTGGAACGCGACCCTGGTGGCCGGGGCGGGGTTCATCGCCGCGGTGGCCATCGCGTACGTGTTCCTGCCCGCGAACGACGACGCGATCAGGGAGGGTTTCCCCGCGGCGCTGCTGTGGAGATTCAGGATCGCCTCACTGATGACCCAGGCGGTGCTGTGGACGGCCTTCGGGGTGGTCTTCGGCTTCCTGGCCCAGCGTCTCCTCTCCCCGCGACCGGCGAGGTCCGGGGCACCGCTGGAGCAACAGGCCCCGGTCCCCGGGTGA
- a CDS encoding histidine phosphatase family protein encodes MTIRLTLVSPATNGASRGVRFDDDSPLDAEGLARAEAATGWLPPAVHVHVSPSVRCRQTARALGLDAEPLSAIAACDMGHWRGRTLGALAATDEHAVARWLGDPDAAPHGGESLRDFRARIGVWLDGLHGLTGRVIAVAEPDTIRAALIHALAAPDQAFWRLDIRPLTATDLSGRAGRWNLRNGRPLGAE; translated from the coding sequence ATGACAATACGGCTCACGCTGGTCTCGCCCGCCACGAACGGAGCATCGCGCGGGGTCCGGTTCGACGACGACAGCCCCCTCGACGCCGAGGGCCTCGCCCGTGCCGAGGCGGCAACCGGCTGGCTCCCCCCGGCCGTTCACGTCCACGTCTCACCGTCCGTGCGCTGTCGGCAGACCGCCCGTGCCCTCGGGCTCGACGCCGAGCCCCTGTCCGCCATCGCGGCCTGTGACATGGGGCACTGGCGAGGCCGCACACTCGGAGCCCTCGCGGCCACTGACGAACACGCCGTCGCCCGCTGGCTCGGCGACCCGGACGCCGCACCCCACGGCGGCGAATCGCTGCGCGACTTCCGCGCCCGGATCGGGGTGTGGCTCGACGGCCTGCACGGACTGACCGGGCGCGTCATCGCCGTCGCCGAACCGGACACCATCCGCGCCGCCCTGATCCACGCCCTCGCGGCACCCGACCAGGCCTTCTGGCGCCTGGACATCCGTCCCCTCACCGCCACCGACCTCAGCGGTCGCGCGGGACGGTGGAACCTCCGGAATGGTCGGCCGCTGGGCGCCGAGTAG
- the metE gene encoding 5-methyltetrahydropteroyltriglutamate--homocysteine S-methyltransferase: protein MTTQPAAAATRATVFGYPRQGPNRELKKAVEGYWKGTVTADALHETAAELRRATWRRLADTGIDEVPSGDFSLYDHVLDTSVMVGAVPERHRAAVEADALDGYFAMARGTRDVAPLEMTKWFDTNYHYLVPELGPDTVFTADSAKQVAELTEAVALGHTARPVLVGPITYLLLAKPAPGVAADFEPLTLLDRLLPVYAEVLADLRAAGAAWVQLDEPALVEDRTPAELNAAARAYRDLGAATDRPKLLVASYFGRLGEALPVLAAAPVEGLAIDFTEAGAANLTGLAGIGGIPGKRLVAGVVNGRNVWINDHEASLVTLGILLALADRVDVSASCSLLHVPHAVAAERDLDPQVARWLAFAQEKTEEVVTLACGLARGTGAITAQLAENRARLASRAVSTLTRNPAVRARTEAVTDNHARRSQSYTERVIAQHAHLRLPLLPTTTIGSFPQTAELRTARAELRARRIDAAAYEERIKDEIREVISFQEKAGIDVLVHGEAERNDMVQYFAEQLDGYVATQHGWVQSYGTRYVRPPILAGDISRPEPMTVRWTRFAQSLTDKPVKGMLTGPVTMLAWSFVRDDQPLGDTARQVALALRDEVNDLETAGTSVIQVDEPALRETLPLRAADRAEYLAWATEAFRLTTSGVRPDTQIHTHMCYAEFGDIVQAIDDLDADVISLEAARSHMQVARELADHGYPREAGPGVYDIHSPRVPGVAEAAALLRKGLEAIPAERLWVNPDCGLKTRGWPEVRDALDNLVTAAREVRATLPPDES from the coding sequence ATGACAACGCAGCCCGCAGCCGCGGCGACACGGGCCACCGTGTTCGGCTACCCCCGCCAGGGGCCGAACCGTGAGCTGAAGAAAGCCGTCGAGGGCTACTGGAAGGGCACGGTCACCGCCGACGCCCTCCACGAGACCGCGGCCGAACTGCGCCGCGCCACCTGGCGGCGGCTGGCCGACACCGGCATCGACGAAGTGCCGTCCGGTGACTTCTCGTTGTACGACCATGTGCTGGACACCAGCGTCATGGTGGGCGCCGTCCCCGAGCGGCACCGCGCGGCCGTCGAAGCCGACGCCCTCGACGGCTACTTCGCGATGGCGCGCGGCACCCGCGACGTCGCGCCGCTGGAAATGACCAAGTGGTTCGACACCAACTACCATTATCTGGTGCCCGAACTCGGCCCGGACACCGTCTTCACCGCCGACTCCGCCAAGCAGGTCGCCGAACTCACCGAGGCCGTCGCGCTCGGACACACCGCGCGCCCGGTCCTCGTCGGGCCCATCACCTACCTCCTGCTGGCCAAGCCCGCGCCGGGAGTGGCCGCCGACTTCGAGCCGCTGACCCTGCTGGACCGGCTGCTGCCCGTCTACGCGGAGGTGCTCGCCGACCTGCGCGCCGCGGGCGCCGCGTGGGTGCAACTCGACGAACCCGCCCTGGTCGAGGACCGCACGCCGGCCGAGCTGAATGCCGCCGCGCGGGCGTACCGCGACCTGGGAGCGGCCACCGATCGGCCGAAACTGCTCGTCGCCTCGTACTTCGGCCGCCTCGGCGAGGCACTGCCGGTGCTCGCCGCCGCGCCGGTCGAAGGCCTGGCGATCGACTTCACCGAGGCCGGCGCCGCCAACCTCACCGGCCTCGCGGGCATCGGCGGGATCCCCGGCAAGCGCCTGGTCGCGGGCGTCGTCAACGGCCGCAACGTCTGGATCAACGACCACGAGGCGTCCCTCGTCACCCTGGGCATCCTGCTCGCGCTCGCCGACCGGGTCGACGTCTCCGCGTCGTGCTCGCTGCTGCACGTCCCGCACGCGGTCGCCGCGGAACGCGACCTCGACCCGCAGGTCGCCCGGTGGCTGGCCTTCGCGCAGGAGAAGACCGAGGAGGTGGTCACCCTCGCGTGCGGCCTCGCCCGCGGCACCGGCGCGATCACGGCACAACTGGCGGAGAACCGGGCCAGGTTGGCGTCCCGCGCGGTCTCGACCCTGACGCGCAACCCGGCGGTGCGGGCCCGCACCGAGGCGGTGACGGACAACCATGCGCGCAGGTCGCAGTCCTACACCGAACGCGTCATCGCGCAACACGCCCACCTGCGCCTGCCGTTGCTTCCCACCACGACCATCGGCTCGTTCCCGCAGACCGCCGAACTGCGCACCGCCCGAGCCGAGTTGCGCGCGAGGCGCATCGACGCCGCCGCGTACGAGGAGCGCATCAAGGACGAGATCCGCGAGGTCATCTCCTTCCAGGAGAAGGCCGGCATCGACGTCCTCGTACACGGCGAGGCCGAACGCAACGACATGGTCCAGTACTTCGCCGAACAACTCGACGGCTACGTGGCCACCCAGCACGGCTGGGTGCAGTCCTACGGCACCCGCTACGTGCGACCGCCGATCCTCGCCGGCGACATCTCCCGCCCCGAGCCGATGACCGTGCGCTGGACCCGGTTCGCGCAGTCGCTGACCGACAAGCCGGTCAAGGGCATGCTCACCGGCCCGGTCACGATGCTCGCGTGGTCGTTCGTCCGCGACGACCAGCCCCTCGGCGACACCGCTCGCCAGGTCGCCCTCGCGCTGCGCGACGAGGTGAACGACCTTGAGACTGCCGGGACTTCGGTCATCCAGGTCGACGAACCGGCACTGCGCGAGACCCTTCCGCTGCGGGCCGCGGACCGCGCCGAATACCTCGCGTGGGCCACCGAGGCGTTCCGGCTCACCACCTCCGGCGTCCGGCCGGACACCCAGATCCACACGCACATGTGCTACGCCGAGTTCGGCGACATCGTCCAGGCCATCGACGACCTCGACGCCGACGTCATCAGCCTGGAGGCCGCCCGCTCCCACATGCAGGTCGCCCGCGAACTCGCCGACCACGGCTACCCGCGCGAGGCCGGGCCCGGCGTCTACGACATCCACTCCCCCCGCGTCCCGGGCGTCGCCGAGGCCGCGGCCCTGCTGCGCAAGGGACTTGAGGCCATCCCGGCCGAACGCCTGTGGGTCAACCCCGACTGCGGCCTGAAAACCCGAGGCTGGCCCGAGGTCCGCGACGCCCTCGACAACCTCGTCACCGCCGCCCGCGAGGTTCGCGCCACCCTGCCCCCGGACGAGTCCTGA
- a CDS encoding carbonic anhydrase produces the protein MATGSPSPAQAFDALLAGNRRFVAGHPRHPNQDAARRAQLAPGQTPFAVLLGCSDSRLAAEIIFDQGLGDLFVVRTAGHVLGPEVIGSIEYATTVLDCSLVVVLGHDSCGAVAAARSALDGGGVPASGYVRDVVERVTPSVLAARAAGLEAESDVIDEHIRHTVDLLLDRSRVLSDQIGSGQAAVVGLGYQLAEGNARLVTTQGLPASSTESAVVG, from the coding sequence ATGGCCACTGGATCACCGTCTCCCGCGCAGGCGTTCGACGCCCTCCTCGCCGGCAACCGGCGCTTCGTCGCCGGCCACCCCCGGCACCCCAACCAGGATGCCGCGCGGCGTGCCCAACTGGCGCCCGGGCAGACGCCGTTCGCGGTGCTGCTGGGCTGCTCGGACTCCCGTCTCGCCGCGGAGATCATCTTCGACCAGGGCCTCGGCGACCTGTTCGTGGTGCGCACCGCGGGCCACGTCCTCGGGCCGGAGGTGATCGGCAGCATCGAGTACGCGACCACGGTGCTCGACTGCTCGCTGGTGGTCGTGCTCGGCCACGACTCGTGCGGCGCGGTCGCCGCCGCCCGCTCCGCGCTCGACGGCGGCGGGGTGCCCGCCTCGGGCTACGTGCGCGACGTCGTCGAACGCGTCACGCCCAGCGTCCTGGCCGCGCGAGCCGCGGGCCTGGAGGCCGAGAGCGACGTCATCGACGAGCACATCCGCCACACCGTGGACCTCCTCCTCGACCGCTCGCGCGTCCTGAGCGACCAGATCGGCTCGGGGCAGGCGGCGGTCGTCGGCCTCGGATACCAGCTCGCCGAGGGCAACGCCCGCCTGGTCACCACGCAGGGCCTGCCCGCCTCGTCCACGGAGAGCGCGGTCGTCGGCTGA
- a CDS encoding MmgE/PrpD family protein, giving the protein MTEYRVRVHPSAAGLARTDELAHKIAELAAGTTETTVTDAARDMVVNRVIDNAAVAVASLRRRPPAVARAQALRHPVTADRAGASVFGSGVRVSPEWAAWANGTAVRELDFHDTYLAADYSHPGDNLPAILAVAQHTGRSGADVVRAAAAAYEVQVALVTGICLHRHRIDHIAHLGPSVAAGLGTLLGLPVEVIREAVGQALHTTTATRQSRKGAISSWKAFAPAFAGKAGIEAVDRTIRGEGAPAPIYEGEDGVIARLLDGPDAEYTVALPGAGEPRDGILRTYTKEHSAEYQAQALIDLARRLNARLGDAGIARISEIVLHTSHHTHQVIGTGANDPQKYDPTASRETLDHSIPYIFAVALQDGTWHHEDSYRPERAARPDTVALWRRVSTTEDAEWTRRYHSDDPAQKAFGARVVISFDDGTELVDEIAVADAHPLGARPFAREQYVAKFRTLAEGVLDKAAQDRFLLAAERLPRLGAAGLADLFPAVDPAHVADVDAALPEGIL; this is encoded by the coding sequence ATGACCGAATACCGCGTACGTGTCCACCCCAGCGCCGCGGGCCTGGCCCGGACCGACGAACTGGCCCACAAGATCGCCGAGCTGGCCGCAGGAACCACCGAGACCACGGTCACCGACGCGGCCCGGGACATGGTGGTCAACCGCGTCATCGACAACGCCGCGGTCGCGGTGGCGTCGCTGCGCCGCCGCCCGCCCGCGGTGGCCCGGGCGCAGGCGCTGCGCCACCCGGTCACCGCGGATCGGGCCGGCGCGAGCGTCTTCGGCAGCGGGGTGCGCGTGTCGCCGGAGTGGGCGGCGTGGGCCAACGGGACGGCGGTCCGGGAGCTGGACTTCCACGACACCTACCTGGCCGCGGACTACTCGCATCCCGGCGACAACCTCCCCGCGATCCTCGCGGTGGCCCAGCACACCGGGCGCTCCGGCGCCGATGTCGTGCGTGCGGCTGCGGCGGCGTACGAGGTGCAGGTGGCCCTGGTGACCGGCATCTGCCTGCACAGGCACCGCATCGACCACATCGCGCACCTGGGCCCGTCGGTGGCGGCCGGGCTCGGGACGCTGCTCGGCCTGCCCGTCGAGGTGATCCGCGAGGCCGTGGGGCAGGCCCTGCACACCACGACCGCGACGCGGCAGTCCCGCAAGGGGGCCATCTCGTCGTGGAAGGCGTTCGCACCGGCCTTCGCCGGGAAGGCGGGCATCGAGGCCGTCGACCGCACGATCCGCGGCGAGGGCGCCCCCGCGCCGATCTACGAGGGCGAGGACGGCGTGATCGCCCGGCTGCTCGACGGCCCGGACGCGGAGTACACGGTGGCGCTGCCCGGCGCGGGCGAACCGCGCGACGGCATCCTGCGCACGTACACCAAGGAGCACTCCGCCGAATACCAGGCGCAGGCGCTCATCGACCTGGCCCGGCGCCTCAACGCCCGCCTCGGCGACGCCGGGATCGCGCGGATCTCGGAGATCGTGCTGCACACCAGCCACCACACGCACCAGGTGATCGGCACGGGCGCGAACGACCCACAGAAGTACGACCCGACCGCGAGCCGCGAGACGCTGGACCACTCGATCCCGTACATCTTCGCCGTCGCCCTCCAGGACGGGACCTGGCACCACGAGGACTCCTACCGGCCCGAGCGCGCGGCCCGGCCGGACACGGTCGCGCTGTGGCGGCGCGTCTCCACCACCGAGGACGCCGAATGGACCCGCCGCTACCACAGCGACGACCCGGCCCAGAAGGCGTTCGGTGCCCGCGTGGTGATCTCCTTCGACGACGGGACCGAACTCGTCGACGAGATCGCCGTCGCCGACGCGCACCCGCTCGGCGCCCGGCCGTTCGCCCGCGAACAGTACGTCGCCAAGTTCCGCACCCTCGCCGAAGGCGTCCTCGACAAGGCCGCGCAGGACCGGTTCCTGCTCGCCGCCGAACGGCTGCCGCGGCTCGGCGCGGCCGGGCTCGCCGACCTGTTCCCGGCCGTCGACCCGGCCCACGTCGCCGATGTCGACGCGGCCCTGCCGGAGGGAATCCTGTGA
- a CDS encoding CbtB domain-containing protein: MAEAVVPTASSPSVPVPTTLPVRAILPWAVFVGLLALFAVYFVGAEQGATSIFAGTGVHEWVHDGRHLLGFPCH, translated from the coding sequence ATGGCCGAGGCCGTTGTCCCCACCGCCTCTTCCCCTTCCGTTCCCGTGCCGACCACACTGCCGGTCCGCGCGATCCTGCCCTGGGCCGTTTTCGTCGGCCTGCTGGCGCTGTTCGCCGTCTACTTCGTCGGTGCGGAGCAGGGCGCCACCTCGATCTTCGCCGGCACGGGCGTACACGAGTGGGTGCACGACGGCCGTCACCTGCTCGGCTTCCCCTGCCACTGA
- a CDS encoding short-chain fatty acyl-CoA regulator family protein, whose protein sequence is MAGRGRPPGDRQMYAGPALRRLRRLHGLSQVDLARRLDMSPSYLNQMEHDRRPITVPVLLRITETLGVTPDFFADSDRLRLGADVRAALADEAAGGRRGGAADGDEIQELVRQFPDAARALVALHRRYREAADRAAVLAGHPDTLDLAEPHDEVRDFFAARRNHIAELDDAAEELAEAAGIAPGASEEALIARLGEHHGVRVVTAPHGRAGSVSEDPRRYDPGSATLHLAAHLTPGQRAFQQAVQLAALEFRDLIDAVVTAADLTGPDAPALARVGLAHYCAGALVMPYTAFHRDAEELRYDIDLLAARYGVGFETACHRLSTLQRRRAGGVPFAFLRVDRAGNISKRQSATDFHFSRFGGTCPLWTVYEAFTSPGRILTQIATMPDGRAYFWIARTVTRGQPGWGAPGATFAVALGCELRHAHRLVYADGLALDDPRAATPIGMGCRVCERHDCPQRANPAAGNRLAVDENRTTATPYRVRGAR, encoded by the coding sequence ATGGCAGGACGCGGGCGTCCGCCCGGGGACCGGCAGATGTACGCCGGCCCGGCGCTGCGCAGGCTCCGGCGCCTGCACGGGCTGAGTCAGGTCGACCTCGCCCGCCGCCTCGACATGTCCCCCAGCTACCTCAACCAGATGGAGCACGACCGGCGCCCGATCACCGTGCCGGTCCTCCTGCGCATCACCGAGACGCTGGGTGTCACCCCCGACTTCTTCGCCGATTCGGACCGGCTCCGGCTCGGCGCGGACGTGCGTGCGGCGCTCGCGGACGAGGCCGCGGGCGGTCGGCGCGGTGGCGCCGCGGACGGCGACGAGATCCAGGAGTTGGTCCGGCAGTTCCCCGACGCGGCCCGCGCGCTGGTGGCGCTGCACCGCCGCTATCGCGAGGCCGCCGACCGGGCCGCCGTCCTGGCCGGCCATCCCGACACGCTCGACCTCGCGGAACCCCACGACGAGGTACGGGACTTCTTCGCGGCCCGGCGCAACCACATCGCCGAACTGGACGACGCCGCCGAGGAATTGGCCGAGGCCGCCGGGATCGCCCCCGGCGCCTCGGAGGAGGCGCTCATCGCACGCCTGGGCGAACACCACGGCGTCCGAGTCGTGACGGCGCCGCACGGCCGCGCCGGCTCCGTCAGCGAGGATCCGCGCCGCTACGACCCCGGGTCCGCGACCCTGCATCTGGCCGCGCACCTGACCCCCGGTCAGCGCGCGTTCCAGCAGGCGGTCCAGCTCGCCGCGCTGGAGTTCCGCGACCTGATCGACGCGGTCGTCACCGCCGCCGACCTCACCGGCCCGGACGCCCCGGCACTGGCCCGCGTGGGGCTCGCGCACTACTGCGCCGGGGCGTTGGTGATGCCGTACACCGCGTTCCACCGCGACGCGGAAGAACTGCGGTACGACATCGACCTGTTGGCCGCGCGCTACGGCGTCGGATTCGAGACCGCCTGCCACCGCCTGAGCACCCTTCAACGCCGCCGGGCCGGGGGTGTGCCGTTCGCGTTCCTGCGGGTCGACCGCGCCGGCAACATCTCCAAGCGCCAGTCGGCCACCGACTTCCACTTCTCCCGCTTCGGCGGCACGTGCCCGCTGTGGACGGTGTACGAGGCGTTCACCTCACCGGGCCGCATCCTCACCCAGATCGCGACGATGCCCGACGGCCGCGCGTACTTCTGGATCGCCCGCACCGTCACCCGCGGACAGCCCGGCTGGGGAGCCCCCGGCGCCACCTTCGCCGTCGCCCTGGGCTGCGAACTGCGGCACGCCCACCGCCTCGTCTACGCCGACGGCCTCGCGCTCGACGACCCGCGCGCCGCCACCCCGATCGGTATGGGCTGCCGCGTCTGCGAACGTCACGACTGCCCGCAACGCGCCAACCCCGCCGCGGGCAACCGCCTCGCCGTCGACGAGAACCGCACCACCGCGACGCCGTACCGCGTGCGCGGCGCGCGGTAA
- the prpB gene encoding methylisocitrate lyase — MLHTRTTASEKRRAFRDGLASGELQRIPGAFNPLTARLIQDTGFKGVYVSGAVVSADLALPDIGLTTLTEVAQRAAQIARVTDLPTLVDADTGFGEPMNAARTVQVLEDAGVAGCHLEDQVNPKRCGHLDGKAVVGPDVMIRRVKAAVEARRDLEFVICARTDARDLEGLDGAIERAKAYVDAGADMVFPEALCDEKEFAAFRAAVDVPLLANMTEFGKSLLLDAQTLESLGYNAVLYPVTTLRLAMGAVEDGLRALAREGTQAGSVGHMQTRSRLYELLGYAEYSAFDRSVFDFTLPPTA, encoded by the coding sequence ATGCTGCACACCCGCACCACCGCCTCCGAGAAGCGCCGGGCCTTCCGCGACGGCCTCGCGTCCGGCGAACTCCAGCGCATCCCCGGCGCGTTCAACCCGCTCACCGCCCGCCTGATCCAGGACACCGGCTTCAAGGGCGTGTACGTCTCCGGCGCCGTCGTCTCCGCCGACCTCGCGCTGCCCGACATCGGGCTGACCACGCTCACCGAAGTCGCCCAGCGCGCCGCGCAGATCGCCCGCGTCACCGACCTGCCGACACTCGTCGACGCCGACACCGGCTTCGGCGAGCCGATGAACGCCGCCCGCACCGTCCAGGTCCTGGAAGACGCCGGGGTCGCCGGATGCCACCTCGAAGACCAGGTCAACCCCAAGCGCTGCGGCCACCTCGACGGCAAGGCCGTGGTCGGACCGGACGTGATGATCCGCCGCGTCAAGGCCGCCGTCGAGGCGCGCCGCGACCTGGAGTTCGTCATCTGCGCCCGCACCGACGCCCGCGATCTCGAAGGGCTCGACGGCGCGATCGAGCGGGCCAAGGCCTACGTCGACGCGGGAGCCGACATGGTCTTCCCCGAAGCCCTGTGCGACGAAAAGGAGTTCGCCGCGTTCCGGGCCGCGGTCGACGTCCCGCTGCTCGCCAACATGACCGAGTTCGGCAAGTCCCTGCTCCTGGACGCCCAAACCCTGGAGTCACTGGGGTACAACGCCGTCCTCTACCCGGTCACCACACTCCGCCTCGCCATGGGCGCCGTCGAGGACGGCCTGCGCGCCCTCGCCCGCGAAGGCACCCAGGCCGGCTCCGTCGGCCACATGCAGACCCGCTCGCGGCTGTACGAACTCCTCGGCTACGCCGAGTACTCCGCGTTCGACCGGTCCGTGTTCGACTTCACCCTTCCCCCCACCGCCTGA
- a CDS encoding bifunctional 2-methylcitrate synthase/citrate synthase — translation MSVAATPDIRKGLAGVVVDTTDISTVVAESNSLTYRGYPVQQLAADCSFEEVAYLLWHGELPNAAQLHDLTAAERALRPLDRGAREILTRLPDTCHPMDVLRTVVSYLGAQDPSEDDDSPSANQAKSLALLAKLPTAVAADHRRRRGLAPLAPDPALGYADNFFHMCFGEVPAPEVVRCFEVSLILYAEHSFNASTFTARVVTSTLSDLYSAVTAAIGALKGPLHGGANEAVMHMLAEVGTADRAEEWLRGAFADKRKIMGFGHRVYKHGDSRVPIMQESLDRLAAAQGADDLMKLYAALRDAMIREKGIHPNLDYPTGPAYHLMGFDIPTFTPIFVMSRITGWTAHITEQLAANALIRPLGAYTGPVQRPVPQPANRLT, via the coding sequence GTGTCCGTGGCCGCCACCCCCGACATCCGCAAAGGCCTCGCCGGCGTCGTCGTCGACACCACCGACATCTCCACCGTCGTCGCCGAGTCCAACTCCCTGACCTACCGCGGCTATCCGGTGCAGCAACTCGCCGCCGACTGCTCCTTCGAGGAGGTCGCGTACCTGCTCTGGCACGGCGAACTCCCCAACGCCGCACAGCTGCACGACCTGACCGCCGCCGAACGCGCACTGCGCCCGCTCGACCGCGGCGCGCGGGAGATCCTGACGCGGCTTCCCGACACCTGCCATCCGATGGACGTCCTGCGCACCGTCGTGAGCTACCTCGGCGCGCAGGACCCCAGCGAGGACGACGACTCGCCGTCCGCCAACCAGGCCAAGTCCCTTGCCCTGCTGGCCAAACTCCCCACCGCCGTCGCCGCCGACCACCGCCGCCGCCGGGGCCTCGCCCCCCTCGCGCCGGACCCGGCGCTCGGCTACGCGGACAACTTCTTCCACATGTGCTTCGGCGAGGTCCCCGCACCCGAAGTGGTGCGCTGCTTCGAGGTGTCGCTCATCCTGTACGCCGAACACAGCTTCAACGCCTCGACGTTCACCGCCCGCGTCGTCACCTCGACGCTGTCCGACCTCTACAGCGCGGTCACCGCCGCGATCGGCGCGCTCAAGGGCCCGCTGCACGGCGGCGCCAACGAGGCCGTCATGCACATGCTCGCCGAGGTCGGCACCGCGGACCGCGCCGAGGAGTGGCTGCGCGGCGCGTTCGCCGACAAGCGCAAGATCATGGGCTTCGGCCACCGCGTCTACAAGCACGGCGACTCCCGCGTCCCGATCATGCAGGAGTCCCTGGACCGCCTCGCCGCCGCCCAGGGCGCCGACGACCTCATGAAGCTCTACGCCGCGCTGCGCGACGCCATGATCCGGGAGAAGGGGATCCACCCCAACCTCGACTACCCGACCGGCCCCGCGTACCACCTGATGGGTTTCGACATCCCCACCTTCACGCCCATCTTCGTCATGAGCCGCATCACCGGCTGGACCGCCCACATCACCGAACAACTCGCCGCCAACGCCCTCATCCGCCCCCTGGGCGCCTACACCGGCCCGGTCCAACGCCCGGTCCCGCAACCGGCCAACCGCCTGACATGA